From the Primulina tabacum isolate GXHZ01 chromosome 15, ASM2559414v2, whole genome shotgun sequence genome, one window contains:
- the LOC142526946 gene encoding dirigent protein 22-like: MANLIAVILMLSPLMVSIPNSYARKQGPNGELEWFQNICSGKEEVAEVRFFVQDVLGGEKPTVYEVAKASITSNSTTTFGQVRVLDDLLTAGPDKDSEKLGRAQGLITSADLETSALAMYLNFVFTSGQYNGSTLSILGRNQIMNVKRELPVVGGTGIFRMARGYAITNTYSYDPYTNYGVLEYNIYVSYVNKSRKSLLSSA; the protein is encoded by the coding sequence ATGGCCAACCTAATAGCCGTGATCTTAATGCTTTCCCCATTGATGGTATCAATACCAAATTCTTATGCCAGAAAACAAGGGCCAAATGGAGAGTTAGAATGGTTTCAAAACATATGCAGTGGGAAAGAAGAGGTAGCCGAGGTACGTTTCTTTGTTCAAGACGTCCTAGGTGGCGAAAAACCAACCGTGTACGAGGTTGCGAAAGCTTCCATCACTTCGAATTCAACGACCACGTTCGGCCAAGTTAGAGTGTTGGATGATCTGCTGACAGCCGGGCCTGATAAAGATTCGGAGAAACTAGGCAGGGCTCAAGGTCTGATCACTTCCGCTGACTTGGAGACCTCGGCTTTAGCCATGTATCTTAACTTTGTTTTTACGTCTGGCCAGTATAATGGAAGCACGCTCTCCATTTTAGGAAGGAATCAGATAATGAACGTTAAGCGTGAGCTGCCCGTGGTTGGCGGCACCGGAATATTTCGCATGGCGCGTGGATATGCCATCACCAACACTTATTCGTACGACCCTTATACGAACTATGGTGTTTTAGAATATAACATTTATGTTTCTTACGTCAACAAATCCAGAAAAAGTTTGCTGTCAAGTGCATAA